The genomic window tgttcaaaatgaaaaatgagctAATCAGACACATGACaattcattttgttgctcataattttgatgccgcagcagaatcatcaatcgtagATGTGTCTCCGGAAGCACTTCCATCAAGCGGACACAGTAGTTCATGCGAGCCTACCATCTCAAAGACTTTAAGTGGGCTGGATAGGAAAAGACTAGAGCCTGTGCCAAAAGAAAATGTGCTCAACAAGGAAaccagtggaggaaaaggggatgAGACAAATACAAGACTATTGACGAGAAGTTTCACAGTAGGAGAGAAATCAACTACACAAAGTTTATCTTCAAAGTCATCTAGCATTAGAAATGTACGCAATCAAGTGGGTCCGAGAAAGGAAGAGAGACTATATTCATGCAGCGAGTGCACTGAGTCCTTTACTCAGAAAAGGGACCTCACCGTACACAAACTTACACACACAGGAGGAAAAAcgtattcttgtagcacttgCTGCAAGTATTTCACTCATAGAGGTCATCTAGACATTCACtcgcgaacacacacgggagagaagccttttatatgtaaggtctgcagcaagtccttctCTAGGAAAAACAATCTCTACGCACACGTACGTAGACACACAGGAGAAAGGCCTTATTCATGCAgcgtgtgtgaaaagtctttctcgattaAAGGCAACTTAGTTAGACATGAacgcacgcacacgggagagaaactgtTTTCTTGCAACGAGTGTGACAAGTCTTTCTCGTATAAGAGTAACTTAGTTACACATGTACGTACGCATACGGGAGAGAAAACGTTTTCGTGCAGAATCTGCGAGAAATCTTTCACTCAGAAGAGCGCTCTCAAGAGTCACTCGCGAACACACGCAGtagagaagccttttatatgtaAGGTGTGTAGCAAGTCCTTCTCTAGGAAAAACATTCTCTACGCACACATACGTACCCACACAGGAGAAAGGCCTTATTCATGCAgcgtgtgtgaaaagtctttctcggataagagtaGTTTAGTTAGACACATACGTaggcacacgggagagaaactgtTTTCTTGCAACGAGTGTGGAAAGTGTTTCTCGGATAAGAGTAGTttagttagacatgtacgcaCGCACACGGGAGAAAAACTGTTTTCTTGCAACGAGTGTGGAAAGTGTTTCTCGAAAAATAGCaacttagttagacatattcTTGCGCATACGGGCGATAAACCGTATTCTTGctacgagtgtgaaaagtctttctcgtataagagcgacttagttagacatattcgtacgcacacgggagagaaaccccACTCATGCAGAATCTGCATGAAATCTTTCACTCGGAAGAGTACTCTAAAGAGTCAcatgcgaacacacacgggagagaagcctttttcatgcaacgagtgtgaaaagtctttcacgGGTAAGGGcgacttagttagacatattcgtacgcatacgggggataaaccgtattcttgtagcatttgccgcaAGTGTTTCACTGAGAAGGGTAATCTCAAGAGTCACATGCGTATGCATACGACAGAGAGGCCTTAAATCATGACACGAGTGTGTAAAGTCTTTCTCGAATGAGAACCACTTAGAGACACATTTTCGTATACACTCGAGAGAGAAGCCTTAGTCGTGCAGAGTGTGCGATAATTCTTTTTACAGGAGAAGCTATGTGGTAAGACACATACAAACGCACGCAGAAGAGACTTTTTCACGCAGAATCCGCCAAATTAATCTTTCACTCAGAGTCGTTCACTTAAGAGTCACATGCGAAACAGCACGTAGGAGTAACCCTACTCGTGCGGCGAATTTGAATGTCCCTCTTGGCAAAGAGTCTCTTGGTACATATGTACAAAAAAAAACGAGAGTTGCTTTATTTCTGCAACATCCGCAGCAAGTCTTGTGCCAAAATCTTGTCTCAAAATAGTGAAACTCCAATTTAAAAATCCCGCCAGCCAATCGCTGTCATCTTCCACGCTTCAGcatttcccctctctcccccccctaCGCTAGTCTAGGGACTTCCCCTCAATGCGTGCCGGCAGTTTTTGGCAGGTGGGCGGACTCCCTTCTTCTTCTCTCTCGGACATGCACCGACTAGGAGCTCTGGGACTCTTTCTTCTCTCTCGGACACGCACCGACTCGGAGCTCTGCAGTGACGAACTTTTCCTGTCTCAACCCGTCTACGGCCGCAAGATTGCAAATGATTGTATTACGGTATTTCGCCTAAGGGCACTATGTATTCTATTCTTAGTTCAATATATGCGTTCCCTTGTGGGACAATGTGGTAATTCTGAAGGGCTGTCTTGTATTCATTTAATTCTGACCCCGTCTGTCTCCCAACCTAGTCAGTTCGAATTTGAGCGACTACGAAACCATTTCGTACGTTGCAAATTGGTGCCGTGACCAGGATGTTCTGGTTGAACTGTCTTTATGGTTGTGGTTTATGGGTCTTTTTGTTAATTGAGCCCTTTGTGCGTAGTGATGCAAGGTTTAATTCATTTCTCACTGTGTCATATTGTTTCTTTGTAATGCTTGTCGTTGTTTCTGGTGAGTGAGATTAAGATGTTTGCCAAGTTTCCTTTCTGGTATTTTCTCGTAGTCAATTTCTGCCCTTCTCTGCGTGTGATTTTCTCAAGTGGGGTTCCATGTATTTTAGCAAATCTTTAGTGTGGTCCTTCTCTGTCGGTTTTCTTTCGTTGTCATGCCCAGGGCTTTGGCACAAggcgggcgaactgttgacagcgtgcgacacaaCAGTCTGACGGGCGTTTTCTTGAACTAACGCTATCGTTTCGtaagattatttttgattaataaatattattgcgtaaaaaattatttcataacttgtgtaatgtcactcagttggtatctttaataataaataggaaatatgaaatatgtgtgcttcctctgtctcacccattgaccaatcatgaatcggccaatgaaatttcgtctcctcatttcgaaagttttgatcgttaggaAAACAGCTACTTACTGTGGGCCGGTTAGATCTTGTGTTCTCGCGATGTACGGTTTTAGGCGTTGTTCGTatatagttgttgattctattttaacttaattatctctacatcaagttttcaagcctgcgtgtggtgtgtgaagtggttgacaacgttatattttcgaaaaagtcacgtatattcagcccattaacgcttgtatagtgatcttgattttgcttacgaatttttgtttttcaacaatctcatattcagtgcagtgaagtggccactggtaaaggaattttctttgtggtgttcttatcccgtaatttgtgatgacactgaggaattatagttcgctgtggGTACGAGGACTTATGCGTACACCAGTGAGGCATAGATAGATTCttgtcaggctttcgccatcctgtgtatagtgtttatttatatactaattcaattcattgtatttggcaggtgagtgacttttatgtgaacttttatgaaataaatgggcatttgctttgcacatgttgtgattttatttaaatgatatcccgcatagtatccctaccgcatgcaacacgcaaagcaagaataaaagtggaatggggactggaggggagggggtacggtaggggagggtgctagtttacggaaaacgcccgcagaatgcgctgtagtggccccagccgcgtcgtccgctacgctacgctgtctacACTTTTTTACATTGTGTGTCACGACTGTGGTCATGCCGTCCGACGACGAAGAGAACGTGTATGCTCGCGTTTATAATACCACGTCATCCGATCGTCGAAACAGAATGCTCACTAATTCTCGTAATGAGTCAAATACGACAGACACTGAAGCCAACGCCGTTTCAGATGTCCGAGCCGGTGTGTTAGAAACGGGTCCCCTAGCGGATCTACCAAGTTCTGATCGTGTATGTGTCGTTCGTCAGCTGATCGATGAATTTCCTTCTTTTCCATGTTCATCGGCTGATAACTGGTTTCATTTCATTTGTAAGACTTCGGAATTGTTGTCACTGGGTTTATCTACCCCGTCTCACGTATATGTTCTGCTCTTGTCTAAAATACCGTCTAACTGTCGTCCTTTTTGGTTGGACGTGATTCGCAGGAATTCTCCTTGGAATCAAATAATTCACGAAATTTGGGGCACCTTCGTCTCAAAACGAGAGTTCGACCGCATGGTCAACCTCAAGTTAAAAAGATTTCAATCCCCGCATGAAAACCCTCGCGATTACTTCCATTCTATAGTATCAGCTAATCAGGCGTTCGGGATCAGATACAATGATAGTCGACTCCTAGAGTTAGTAATTGATGGTTTAAATCCAATTACGGAGTCCGCGTTAATTTTCTCCCAGCAGCCTACGACGctgaatgaaatggaaaaacttCTCACTCATGCGAGTAAAAAGCTCATGAATAGAGCCGAGTTCCATAATTCTATTAATTCTAATTCTCGTCCTATAGTGCATTTTCCTTCTTCGAGCCAAGTTTCCCGGACATGTAACTACTGCCACAAACGGGGTCATCTCGCAGAAGTTTGTCGTAAAAGAATCCGCGAATTGAATGCCCGAGAAAGGACAAACCGTCCTCAACTGACTCTTGCCCTCATTGACGAATACCTGCCTAAATCCCTTATTCACGTCCAGGTTCACGGAGTTCCCTGTAGTGCCCTGCTTGACACCGGTTCTTCTTTATCGCTTCTCAATGAAACTTTCTGGAACGCCCTTCCGTCTAAGCCGAGAGCTAGTCGAATTCAGGGTTGTCGGAAAATATTACGTACCTTATCGGGCGATGAAGTTATTCTCACCAGCAAGGTTTCGCTACGGATCAAAATCAAGTCTTTCTCGTGGTTTCATCAATTCTATCTCTCGCCCCTCTCTCCCACATGTCTCCTTGGACAAGATTTGATCAATACGGCGTCAATTATCATTCACCCGAATGGTTTTTGTTTCGCCAGTTCACCTAATTGTAAATATCCCTTTTGTAACCGACACGTTCACAATGAGACAACTCTCCGTGAATACGATGTCGAGGACGACAAATATTCCGTCCATAGCGAGGATTTCTATCAAACCTGCGTGGCTACTTCCATGGCTAGCGCGGATGAAAGTTCCCCAATTGCATCTGAAATTCACTCATTTTCGCCCTCTGACACTTCGGCTAATTCCGAAAAACAGATGACGATATTATTATCACGTTTCCCGGACGTCATTTGTTCGACATTAGGTGTTACCCGGCTCTTGAAATATGACATAGAGCTGAATTCAAATCAACCAGTTCGTTCCACACCTTACTCTCTGTCTCCACCCAAACTTACCTCATTGAAGCAACATTTGAGAAAACTTATGGACGAAGGGATCATTGAACCTTCTTTTTCCCAGTGGTCAAGTCCTGCCTTTATTATTCCCAAGAAGGATGGCACCGATCGCCTAGTAGTGGATTACAGACGTCTCAATAAGCTGGTGAAAGTTGATAATTTCCCTACTCCAAACGTAGAGAATGC from Ischnura elegans chromosome 13 unlocalized genomic scaffold, ioIscEleg1.1 SUPER_13_unloc_3, whole genome shotgun sequence includes these protein-coding regions:
- the LOC124172815 gene encoding zinc finger protein 569-like, encoding METKGCIQDVIENNSKPTCSGQTAEIYLPVPDLVLPRVNELFPVKEENEDQLSEGNHPPLYTSDPAGISTDASDPLASDYLPITLTPSQGEKVEAQDTGAVAVDLECTLIGAKKEPCLEENAQSIQGDEAADDKLGFSADTKDFIQDEIQGTSRLTCSVQRTEIYIPVSDSHQSRGTMLVTVKEENEDPLSEGNYPEMNTPDPDGISNKALDPLATDDLSGMGRCGSPSVKADQFSDDGGGYVHNESTNGATNDLVSHASDQAQTSISSHGEEVDGEGTAAIEIDLDSMLVLAKEELSPKETGATEPTIMDNRELIQNPTTTMESMIEAEGVPAAEKMPEQTTSTSYLLAEGNLRNNSIDECISTTPLATQVISKAGSSHEEIEKNLIDEDLEKCGDSETYDISSCSILDDRQCNNKDFELLKSSRGGSEMAVVGEKSGCDAPNTSHNLRFIRISRNDRSGCETIVGGKNEVLNCLIKNPGNSYSSNEDSHHCFYCSDVFKMKNELIRHMTIHFVAHNFDAAAESSIVDVSPEALPSSGHSSSCEPTISKTLSGLDRKRLEPVPKENVLNKETSGGKGDETNTRLLTRSFTVGEKSTTQSLSSKSSSIRNVRNQVGPRKEERLYSCSECTESFTQKRDLTVHKLTHTGGKTYSCSTCCKYFTHRGHLDIHSRTHTGEKPFICKVCSKSFSRKNNLYAHVRRHTGERPYSCSVCEKSFSIKGNLVRHERTHTGEKLFSCNECDKSFSYKSNLVTHVRTHTGEKTFSCRICEKSFTQKSALKSHSRTHAVEKPFICKVCSKSFSRKNILYAHIRTHTGERPYSCSVCEKSFSDKSSLVRHIRRHTGEKLFSCNECGKCFSDKSSLVRHVRTHTGEKLFSCNECGKCFSKNSNLVRHILAHTGDKPYSCYECEKSFSYKSDLVRHIRTHTGEKPHSCRICMKSFTRKSTLKSHMRTHTGEKPFSCNECEKSFTGKGDLVRHIRTHTGDKPYSCSICRKCFTEKGNLKSHMRMHTTERP